DNA sequence from the Peptoniphilus sp. GNH genome:
CCCCACTTCTAAGAGCAGCTCCACTTGCAAGCCAGGCGCAGCCTATCATGCCTTTAGAGCCTGATATTATAGCAAGTTTTCCATAGTCGCCCTTGTGAGAATCATCTTTTCTTTTTTTCAAAAGTCCCTTGAAAAAATCATCCACTTCAAAAAAATCTTCATCTTTTTTTAAGGCTGATGCCAGAGCATAATCTCCTTCATGGCTTATTGATATATCAAAGGTTTTCTTGAAAAGACTCCCAAACGGCTTGCCCTTAGAGTCGTAAAATATATTTACATCTTTTAGAGAATTGCCTTTTATCCCTGTACCAATCTCCTTTAAAACAGCCTCTTTTGCTGAAAAAATCCCAGCTATAGTCTGGGCCCTAAAAGCTTTTTTTTGAATATGTAAAATTTCTTGATCATTAAATACTTTTTCTAAGAATTTTTGTCCATGTTTTTTGAAAATTTTTTCAACTTTTGAAATTCTTATAATGTCTATCGCCATAAAACCACTCCTTCTTTTATTATAGCTAAATTGACAAGTCCATTTCAATGAGTTAGAGTTATATTCAAAGGAAAAATGAGGTGTTTTATGAATAGAAATGTTTATGATGTTTTAGAAGAAAGAGGTTTTATAGACCAAGCCACAGACTTCGAAGAATTAAAAGAACTTTTCGACAAGGAAAAAGTTACTTTCTATATAGGATTTGACTGTACTGCAGATTCTCTTACCTTGGGTCATTTTCTCCAAGTAAGAGTTATGCAACATATGCAAAGAGCAGGTCATAGACCAATAGCTCTTATAGGTGGAGGAACTACTCTAATAGGCGATCCTTCCGGCAAGTCAGATATGAGAAAGCTTTTGACTAAGCAAACAATCGACCACAATGCTGAATGTTTCAAAAGACAACTTTCGCATTTTATAGATTTTTCAGACGGCAAGGGCATTTTTGAAAATAATGGCGATTGGCTCTTGGATTTAAATTTCTTGGAGTTTATGAGAGAAATCGGCAGACAATTTACTGTAAATAGGATGCTCACTTTCGACTGCTATAAAAATAGAATGGATAAGGGACTGACCTTCTTTGAATTTGGCTATATGCTGATGCAATCTTATGACTTTTTGCATCTTTACAGAAAGCACAAATGTAAGTTGGAGCTTGGTGGATCCGATCAATGGTCAAACATGATTGGTGGCTATGAGTTAGTAAGAAAAATGGAAAGAGACAAGGTTTATGCAATGACCTTCTCCCTTCTGACAACTGCTGATGGTCGCAAGATGGGCAAGACTGAAAAGGGTGCCATCTGGCTTGACAAGGAAAAGACCTCTGCTTACGAGATGTTCCAATACTTGAGAAACTGTGATGACAGAGATGCTGTAAAGTTTATGAAGCTCTTGACTCTAGTTCCAATGGAAGAAATCAAAGAATATGAAAAGTTAACTGGTCAAGATCTAAATAAGGTCAAGGAAAGACTCGCTTTTGAAGTTGTAAAAGATGTCCATGGAGAAGACGAAGCTAACAAGGCTCTAGAAGCTGCTAGTTCTATCTTTAGCAAGGGTCAATCTTCTGAAAATATGCCTACTACTGAAATTTCTAAAGCTGAATTTGACGGTCTTTCTCTTGTAGAAGCAATGAAAAAGGCAGGCCTTGTAAAATCTAATTCAGAATCAAGACGTCTTATAGAACAAGGTGGAGTCAGTGTCAACGATGAAAAAATTCAAGATTCTTCGTATGTATTTTCTGATAAGGATTTAATCGATAATGAATTGATAATCAAAAAAGGCAAAAAAGTCTACCACAAAATTTTAGTAAAATAAAATAAGCAGCATTTAAAAAGCATTGAGCGGTAAATCACTCAATGCTTTTTTTAATAATTTTCAAGTAGTTTTCTAATTTCAGATAGGCTTGCTCCTTTTTCTCTTGCAAGTTTTGCCAAGTCCTCATACTCTAATTTTTCTTTTACGGCTCCATAGCCCCTAGATATTTTTTTCCTGACCTTTACCTGATTGCTTTCAATTTCTTGAAATTCTCTTTTTAATATATATCTCTTAGTTTTTGTTTCCCTAAGTCCTATGCTGCTAGTGTGCTTAAACATGGACCTTATTACTTTTTGCTTATTTTTTTTGTCTACCATGGCTCTTAATAAAATGCCCGGCCTCGATTTTTTCATTCCTATGGCAATTGTATAGACTTCAAAAGCGCCAGCCTCAAAGATTCGATCTACTGCATATGATATGTCCTCTCCAGTCATATCATCTACATTCAAAGAAAGCTCATATACATCTTCATCAGCTCCCAAGCTTTCTACTTCGCCCAAAAATGCCCTTACGGAATTTAGGATTTTGTATTCTTTTTTGCCCATGCCATAGCCTATTTTTTCTATTTTCATTTGCGGCAATTGGCAAAAATCATCGACAAAATATTTTAAAAGAGCAGCTCCTGTCGGAGTGCAAAGCTCTCCTTCAACGCTACTGGCATAAGACGGAACACCTCTTAGTATATGGGCTGTTGCTGGAGCAGGCACTGGAAGGATTCCATGGGCGCACTTCACATATCCCCTACCAACATTTACTGGACTAGCCAAAATTTTTTCGGGTGCCAATTTTGAAATCATATAACAGGTGGCACTTATATCAGCTATTGCATCCAAATTGCCCAGCTCATGAAAATGAACTTCATCTACTGTCTTATTGTGTGCAAGAGCCTCGGCTTCGGCTATAATTTCATATATGGCGACAACCTGATCTGCAAGTTTTGTTTCTAGACTTGTATTTTTTATTATCTCCTTTACATCTGCTATTGTTCTGTGAACATGGTGATGGTCGTGGTCATGGTGGTGGTCATGGTCGTGGTTATGGTCGTGGTCATGGTGATGGTCGTGGTAGTCTTCCACCTTTTCTTCTTCTCCATTTATCATGACCCTTAAATCAATCCCATATATGCCCTTGTTATCTACATTTGCATATGCAAATGTAACCCCATCGATGCCAATCCCATTTAGGTCTTCTATAATTTTATCCTTATCTTCAAAAAGCCCCAATAAAGATGCGCCTATCATATCTCCGGCTGCACCCATGCCTGTTTCTAAATACAAAGTTCTCAATTTTTAGCCTCCATGTGATTAATCATATTTGCTAGATAACCTGCTCCAAATCCATTGTCTATATTCACAACGCTGACCCCAGATGAACATGAGTTGAGCATTGATAAAAGTGCTGCCAGTCCGTTAAAAGATGCTCCATATCCTACGCTTGTAGGCACTGCTATTACAGGGCAATCTACAAGTCCTCCTATTACAGATGCCAAGGCCCCTTCCATACCTGCTATGGCAATTACAACGCTCGCCTTCATAAGCTCATCTGAATATGACAAGAGCCTATGTAAACCCGCTACGCCCACATCATAAAGCCTTAAAACTTCATTGCCCATCATTTCGGCTGTCAAGGCTGCTTCTTCTGCAACTCCTATATCGCTTGTGCCTCCAGTTGCAACTATTATTTTGCCAATCCCATCTGGCTTTCTTTTTTGCCCAACTATTCCTACTTGAGCTTGGGGATAATATTGCACTGGATGAACTTTTGCAAGTATTTCATTTTTATTTTCATCCATTCTGGTTATCAAAATAGATTCCTGTCCATTTTCAAGCATGAGTTTTACTATGCCACTTATTTGTTCTGCTGTCTTGCCAGCTCCATAAATCACCTCTGGACTGCCCTTTATAATTTTTCTATGTAAATCAATCTTGGCATAAGAAATATCTTTAAAGGGGCTCCTTTTTAACTCCAAAAGGGCATCTTCTATGGAAACCGAGCCATCCTTTACACCCAATAAAAGTTTTTTTATATCAGTTTTCATGACCTCACCTCCAAATCTAAAACTACAAATTCATAATCTCTTATAAGTCTTTTATATATCTGAGCCCGCTTAGAAAAAAATCTTTGAAAATCTCCATCTCTTAGCTGAATTTTGGCTCCCTTGTTTAAATTTCTAATTCTAAAATCAGAAAATCCCAGATCTCTCATGAAATCCTCTGCACTCTCCGTCCTCTTTAGGTCATCTCTATCTATCTTTTTATCTATCTCCATTCTCGTTGCAAGACAAGAATAAGAGGGCTTATCCCATGTGAAAAGCCCCGCCTCTTTTGAAAGTTCTCTTATATCATGCTTACTAAGTCCTGCCATCCTCAAAGGAGATAGAACTTTCAACTCGCTTTTGGCCTTCATCCCCGGTCTATCAGCTTCTGAGTCGGAAGCATTTGTTCCATCTATGAGTACCTTGAAGCCATCTTCTTTGGCAACTTTTAAAATTGTTCCAAAAATTTCGTGTTTACAATAATAGCACCTGTCTTTGGGATTTCTTGCTATGTCAGCATTTTCCAATACATCCATTTCTATTATCTTCATATCAGCTCCAAGCTCTTTTGAAAGTCTTTTGGCATCCTTAAGTTCAAAATCTGGTTGAAAATCGCTTTTGACATAATAGGCTCTCACTCTTATCTTGGCCTTTATTGCCATGTATAAAAGATAGGCTGAGTCGACTCCTCCCGAAAATGCCAATGCTACACTTTTGTATTCTTCAAAAAATTTTTCTAAATTCAATCTATACACCTATAAAATTTGTTATTATATGGACTTTTCCACTTCCTTGACTGCCAAGTCTATAAGGGTCTTCATTGAATAGTCATTGATTCCTACGATTACATTGTCATCATGCAAAAACGGAATGAGAACACGTTTTGCTCTTGATATGCCAACAGCTTCTGCCATCTTGGCAGTGATCTCTCCATATAAGGAATTTGTAAGCAAAATTCCTATGGGTCCAACTATGACATCTGCCCTTGCCGCATTTACAACGACAGCATTTTCTCCAGTCGCTCCAAAATCTGCCCCAGCTTTTAACATATTTCCTGTGGCCGTTGAGTTTGTGCCGACAGCAATTATTTTCACATCTTCATGTACTTGCTTGATGGCTTGTATAAGTTGTCTTCCTACTCCTCCGCCTTGGGCGTCTATAACCAAAATATTCATACTTCACTCCATAATTATTATTAAAGATAATTATATCATGTTGCCACATTTTTTAAAAAATCATCATTTCAAAAATGCCAAATCGCCAGCAATAAAAAAATCAGACTCTGAGTCTGATCAAATTTTATAAAATTATTAACTTGATATGAGCTTAGTGTTCAGCTAAATGTCTAAAACTTTTTGTCTTACCTTGACTTGCTTTAACTGGGGCAAAAGCTGTCAAAAGTAAGGCCACCATTAAAAATTCTAAAACTATAAAAAAATACAACATAAACTTTCCTCCTATAATAATACCCGCACCATCTTTGCACTATTTTTTTATTTGGATTTTTGATTTTATAAATTTTACATTTTTATTAGCTTTAAAAAACTTATACAAGTCTGTATATCCAAGCTTTATATTGTATAGTGTTTCTTATTGCACTTATAATTATATATCTTGCACTGTGAATGTCAAGTGCAAAAAGTGCATTTTGTAAAATTTTTTTGCCCCAATTCAAATTTTCTAGTAATTGTTTCATTTTAGTCTTTGAAATAATTTGATTTAAAAAATCCAACTAGCAAAATAAAAAAGACCATGAGTTAACTCATAGTCTTTCTTGTATAAGTTTTCAGTTTTTTTAATTTTCATAGTGTCTTATTATGTCTTCGAGTACGCTCCATACATATGAAACCTGGTCTCTTTTTTCTGATGAAAATGGAATCACCATTTCTTTATTTTCAACTCTCAAACTTTTTCTTATGATATCAAGGTGCTTGTTCACTTGTCCCTTGGATATTTTATCTGCCTTTGTTGCAAGTACGAGTCCAGAAAATCCAGATTCATTTAAGGCTTCATAGGTCTGTTTGTCTAGCTCCGTTGGCTCATGACGAATATCTACAAGAAGAATTATTTCCAAGAGGGATTCCCTATTTTCTATATATTCGTTTATTATGTCTGCCCAAGTGTCCCTTTCCGACTTGGAAACTTTGGCATATCCATACCCTGGCAAGTCAACTAGTCTCAAGCTATTATTTATATTGTAAAAATTTACTGTCCTTGTTTTTCCTGGTGTCGAAGAAGTCCTGGCTAGATTTTTTCTTTTAAGCATGGCATTTATAAAAGATGACTTGCCAACATTAGATCTGCCAGCAAGGGCAAACTCTGGAAGATTGTCTGGCGGATAATTTTTTTTAGATACTGCTATTCTTTCAATGTCTGCACTTTTTATAATCATTTCTTCTCCTTCAGGGCAACTTGTAGAATTTGATCTATATCATCTACAAGAACTATGCAAAGGTCTTTTATGGAGTCCTCTTCTATTTCCTTTAGGTCTTTTTCATTTTGGGCTGGTATAAACACTTTTTTTATGCCCATCCTAGATGCCGCTAAAAGCTTTTCTTTGAGTCCGCCTATTGGCAATACCCTTCCTCTAAGTGTAATTTCTCCTGTCATGGCAACAAATCTGTCAACTGGTCTACCAGTTAGGGCTGAGCATAGAGCAGTTGCTATGGTAACTCCAGCAGAAGGCCCATCTTTTGGCACAGCTCCTTCCGGCACGTGGATATGGATATCTATGTGCTTTCTAAAGTCTGGGTTTAGTCCATATTTTTTCGCATTAGATGCCAAATAGGACATGGCTGCCATGGCAGACTCTTTCATTACATTGCCAAGAGAACCTGTTAAGATTAAATTTCCCTTGCCTTCCATGCTTGTAACTTCTATTGCAAGACTTGTTCCTCCGACTTGTGTCCACGCTAAACCATTTACAAGCCCAACTTGGTCCTTGCCCTCTAGGTCTTCTATTCTAAATTTTGCAGATCCCAGATAATCTTTTAGATTTTTTATGGTCACATTTACCTTTTCTTTTTTGCCTTCCACAATTTCAAGCGCTGCCTTTCTAGCTATCTTGGATATTTGTTTTTCCAAGGCTCTGACACCAGCTTCTCTGGTGTAATAGTCGATTATAGCTTTTATGGCTCCCTTGGATATTGAAAGGTCTTTTTGCTTTAAGCCTGCTTCTTTTATATTTTTAGAGAGTAGATACTTGTTGGCTATTTCAAACTTTTCTTTAGCAGTATAGCCTCCAAGGCTTATTATCTCCATTCTGTCCCTCAAAGGCAGAGGAATAGTGGCTATATTATTTGCAGTAGTTATAAAAAATACCTTGGATAAATCAAATGGCAAGTCCAAATAGTGATCTGTAAAGGTCTTATTTTGTTCCGGATCTAAAACTTCCAGAAGTCCAGCAGCTGGATCTCCTCTATAATCTGATCCCACCTTGTCTATCTCATCTAAAAGAAAGACCGGATTGTTATTCTTAGCTTTTTTTATAAGCGATATAATTCGTCCAGGCATAGCTCCTACATAAGTTCTCCTATGCCCTCTTATCTCGGCCTCATCTCTAACTCCACCAAGGCTCATACGAACAAATTCCTTGTCCAAGGCTCTTGCAATTGATGATGCTATGGAAGTCTTGCCGACTCCGGGAGGGCCGAGCAAGCATAAAATTGTAGATGTAGGCTCCTTGCTCAGTTTTCTTACAGCTATAAACTCTAGAATCCTCTCCTTGACTTCCTTTAGTCCATAGTGATCCTGATCTAGAACCCTTCTTGCCTTTTTAATGTCTATGCTTTCATCCGAAGATTCTAGCCAAGGTAGGTCTACTATCCAATCTAAATAGTTTACAAGGACTGTGTACTCTGGAGATGCCGCATTTATATCTTTTAATTTTTCGACTTCTTTTAGGGCCTTTTCTTTTACTTCTTGGGGAAGTTTTTTGGTTTCCAATTTATCTAAATAAGAAGCGACCACACTGGTTTCGCTATCTCCAAGCTCCTTATGAATGACCTTAATTTGCTCTCTTAGATAATAGTCCTTTTGCACCTTATTCATATTGGCTTGGACTTTTTCGTCTATATTTTTTTCAATCCCTAGCACTTCTATTTCTTTTTGTAAGACTTCGTGAAGCTTGACCATCCTGTCATATACATCTACTATCTCTAAAAGCTTTTGACAATCTTCCAAATCAAGACTTAAATAACCAGAAATTGTATCCACAAAAGAAGCATAAGAGGACTCATCCAAAACACTTTGCAAAAAGCCCGGCATAAGTTTACTGTTTAAGTCTTGATAAATTCTCAAATCTTCTTCTAGTAATCTTTTTGCCGCCTGAAGATTTTTTGAGTCTTCCTTATCATCTTCTATGAAAATTTCTATCTCACCAAAAAAATAATTATCTTTTGGGAGAATTTTATTTATCCTAGCCCTATGAATCCCCTCTACAAGAACCCTTATATAGCCTGCTGGCAATTTCACAATTTGTTTTATTTTGGCAACAGTTCCATACTCTTCCAAGTCGTCAACACTTGGCTCTAAAATATTCATATCTTTTTGACCAGACAAAAACACTAGGGATTCTTCTTGCATTTCTGCATTTTCTATTGCAGCTATTGTTTTAGACCTACCCGCATCAAAGTGGGTTACGGTATTTGGAAAGACTAGCAAATCTCTTAGGGCTATGATTGGTAGTTTCTTTAATTCTCTATTTTCTATCATCAAGCATTCCTCTTTAAAAAATATAGGCCCACAAGGTGAGCCTATCCTTATTTTCTTAAATTTTAGGACTTTTAATCTCCTTTTTAACTAGAATCGGTGATTGTGTTTTATCAACTGCCGCCTTAGTTATTATAACTTTTTCTATGTCATCTCTAGATGGTATCTCAAACATCAAATCCATCATTGTGTCCTCAATTATACCCCTAAGACCCCTGGCTCCAGATTTTTTTAGAAGTGCCTTTTTGGCAATTTCTTCAAGGGCATCAGCTTCAAATTGAAGTTGCACTCCGTCAAGCTTCAAAAGATACTCATACTGACTTATTAGAGCGTTCTTGGACTCAGTCAATATTTGAACTAGAGCCTTTTCATCAAGCTCTTCCAAGGTAACTGTCACAGGCAATCTTCCAATGAATTCCGGTATCAGACCATACTTAATTAGGTCTTCGGTCTGAACTTGATTTAAAATTGCACCTATGTTCTTTTTATTCTTGGATAAGTCTTGATTAAATCCTATGGATTTTTTGCCAATCCTTTGTTCTATAATCTTCTCAATTCCTTCAAATGCTCCACCGACTATAAACAATATATTGGTAGTATCCACTTGGATAAATTCTTGGCTTGGATGTTTTCTTCCACCTTGGGGTGGGACATTTGCGACGCTTCCCTCTATTATTTTCAAGAGAGCTTGTTGGACTCCTTCGCCAGAAACGTCCCTTGTAATTGATACATTTTCAGATTTTCTAGCAATTTTGTCAATTTCATCAATATAAATTATCCCTTTTTCTGCCGCTTCAACATTGTAGTCTGAAGCTTGAAGAAGTTTTAAAATTATATTTTCAACATCCTCTCCAACATAGCCCGCCTCAGTTAGCGACGTGGCATCAGCAATTGCAAAAGGTACATCTAGAATCTTTGCCATAGTTTGTGCAAGCAAAGTCTTACCAGATCCTGTTGGACCTATCAAGAGAATATTCGACTTTGAAAGCTCTGGACCATCTTGCCCATTTAGTGAATTTATTCTCTTGTAGTGGTTGTAAACCGCAACAGCCAAGGCTCTTTTGGCATCTTCTTGTTTTATTACATAATCATCTAAGACTTTTTTTATTTCGGCTGGTTTGGGAAGATTCATATCCATCTTGGGACTGTTCATTTCCTTTTCAGCTCTTAACATTTGCTCGCAAAGATCAATACACTCATTGCAAATGTAGACATTGGGACCCACAATCAATTTCTCAACTTGATCCTTAGTTTTGCCACAGAAAGAGCATCTTAAGTTTTTATCTTCTGTCATTTCAACCTTCCCTAGTCTCTATTACCTTATCTACAATACCATAGTCCATGGCTTCTTTTGCAGATAAAAAGTAGTCTCTATCCGTATCTTTTTCAACTTTTTTGAGATCTTGACCAGTTCTTTCAGAAATTATTTTATTTAATCTCTTTCTAATCTCTATAATTTTTTCAGCGTGAATCATGATATCACTAGCTTGACCAGATGCGCCACCTAGGGGTTGGTGAATCATTATCTCAGAATTTGGAAGAGCAAATCTCTTGCCCTTCGTACCTGAAAGCAAAAGCATGGCTCCCATTGATGCAGCCATACCCACACAAATTGTAGATACATCGCACTTTATATACTGCATGGTGTCATAAATTGCAAATCCCGCCGACACAGATCCTCCAGGTGAATTTATATAAACTTGGATATCCTTGTCCGGATCTTCAGACTCTAAAAATAAGAGTTGAGCAACTACAAGATCTGCCATGACGTCATTAACTTCGCCTGTTAAAAATATTATTCTATCTTTGAGAAGTCTTGAATAAATGTCATATGACCTCTCTCCTCTACTAGTTTGTTCTATGACCATTGGCACCAAAGCCATTTAATCACACCCTTTCGGGACTCTTAGTCCTCTTTTTCCTCTTTAACTTTTTCCTCTTTTTCTTTTTTTACTTTCTTTGTCTTTTTGGCTTTCTTTTCTTCTTTAGCTTCTATGAATTTTGCATTTTCAACAAGCAATTTAACAGCTTTTTTGAAAGCAATATCCTTCTTGAGACCTTCTACATCGCCCTTTAAAATCATGTCAACAAAATCTTTTTGGCGTTTTTCGTCTCCATCTGCATATTTTTTAGCCATTTCTTCAGCTTCAGCCTTTACTTCATCTTCTGAAACTTCAATTTTTTCTTGGCGGCGAACTGCTTCTATTGCAAGTCTAGCCTTAACTGTTGATACAGCTTGTGGGCGTCTTTCTTTCTTGAAATCTTCAAGTGATGAACCAAGCATCTTCAAGTAATTGTCAAAAGTCATGCCTTGCATTTGCAAAGATCTGTTGTAATTTTCGATTTCAGATTCCAATACAGTATTTATCATAGCTTCAGGAATATCATCGCTTACTTGTTCTATAAGTTTTTCAACAACCTTGTTTTCTCTCTCAACTTCTGCTCTTTGGGCAAACTCTTCTTCTTTTTTGCTTTTCAAATCTTTTTTATATTCTTCAAGCGTATCAAAATCTGAAATATCCTTTATAAATTCATCATCAAGCTCTGGCAACTCTTCAAAAGATATTGAATTTAATTTTATCTTGAAAGTAGCAGGCTTTCCTGCCAAATCTTTTTGGTGATATTGCTCAGGGAAGGTCACTTCGATTTCAAATTCATCTCCAGGATTTTTGCCAACTATTTGATCTTCAAAACCTTCTATAAAAGTCTTGGAACCGAGTTCAAGATCTTGATTTTCTCCCTTGCCGCCTTCAAAAGCCTTGCCATCTACAAAGCCTTCAAAATCTATATTTACTCTATCGCCTAACTTTGCAGCTCTGTCATCCACATTTATTATTCTGGCATTCTTTCTTCTTTCATTTTCTACAAGAGAATCCAAAAGTTCATCTGTAACTTCAAATTTTACATCTTCAACTTCTAGACCAAGATAATCTTTGACTTCAACCTCAGGTTCAACTTCAACTTTAAATTCACATGGCAAATCACCATTTTCAGATTTTTCCTTGAAGTCCACATCTGGCATGGCAATAGGTTTAAGGTTTAATTCCTTTATTGCAGCATCATAAAGTCCCGGCAAAATTTCATTTATTGCATCTTCTGTAAAAACATCTTTGCCATAAAGATTTTCTATCATCTTTTGAGGTACATGACCCTTACGAAATCCAGGAATTACAAAGGACTTCTTGTTCTTTAAATATACTTGATTTTGTGCATTTCTAATTTCATCTGCAGGAATTACAAGTTCAAATGAAACAGAATTCCCTTCTTTGTTAATAAGTTTTACCATTTCTACCTCCATAATTAACATCACATAATGTTAAAATTTTATAATAGTTTTGGCTAATTTACAAGCTTTTTTCTAAATTCTCATCCTTAAAAGCCCCAAACAAATTATCCAACTCTTCCTTAGTTAGAGTGATGCCCTTAGACATCTTGCTGTGATCCTCTGACCACGACCTTATATCGTACTTGGGAGCATTCTCTCCCCACTTTACAATATTAATTTCCTTCGTCCAGGAATTTCTGTCTTTAGAAAGAATTCCTATATGCTTAACTATTTCAAATTTTAAAGACATGGGACACCTCCTGCTTTGCGTACTTATAATTCTACCCCAAATTTGAAAATAATAAACCTTATAAATTCTTACAAAACGCAATAAAAAAAATGCCAAGCTCCCCAAAGCTTGACATTTTTTTAATAGTTCTTAGATTATTCTGCAGGTACTGCTGCGCCTGTTGGGCAAACGCCTGAGCAAGCTCCGCAATCAATACATTCGTCTGCGTTAATTTCGTAAATTGCTCCTTCTGAAATGCAATCTACTGGACATTCTGCCTTGCAAGCTCCGCAAGCTATGCAAGCGTCTGTAATTTTATGTGCCATTGTTTTCCCTCCAAAAATATTTTTGATTGATTATCAATTAAGGCAAGTATAGCACAGTTTTTTTTCTTCTTCAACCTTTAAAGGCTGATTTTTACACATAATAGGCATTATCATTTGCATTTTTAAATTGTTTTGACCTTGTATGTTTATAATCTTCGTGTGATTTTGAATTTAGTTAAATTAAATTTTTATAACTGTACTTATCCCTAATATTTTTATGCAAAATATTTTTTGAATATATTTTTTTTGAATTTTCACAATGTGATTCTCATCACACTATAAGTTTTTTAATCTAAATTTTATCTTTTAAATTAGTTTTTTATACTTAAAAATTTTTTGATTTACAGTCTAAGAGTATTTATATAATTTAATATTATAGATTCATGGGAAGATTAAATTTGACATTAAAAATTTTGCGACTTAATATTTAATTAAGTTTGGTTTTTCATTGTTTGGAAAGGATAATTTTATGAATATTTTTTTTAAAAGAGCTAAATCTTTAAATTCTTATATGCTAAAGGATAGAAGAATTATACATCAAATGCCAGAACTCGGACTCGAACTTCCCAAGACAAAAGAATATATTAAGGGTCGTCTTGAAGAAATAGGGCTTGAGCCTATCGAAATCGGAAAATCTGGTCTAGGCGCAATAATAAAGGGTAGCAAAAAAGGCAAAACTTTACTTTTAAGAGCTGATATGGATGCCCTTCCCATGGCGGAAGAATCGGGTCTTGATTTTTCTCCAAAAGGAAATACTGCTCACACTTGTGGCCATGATTTGCATTGTGCCATGCTTTTATGTGCGGCTCAAATCTTATATGAAATTAAAGAAAACCTATCGGGAAATATAAAACTCATGTTTCAGCCAGCTGAAGAGATTTTTAAAGGTTCTTTAGAATTTATAAAAGCAGGTTTCTTAGAAAATCCAAAAGTTGACGCAGCCTTAGCCCTGCATACCTCTTTAAATGACTTGCCTGGCTCCATCGAATATAACGAAGGTTATGTAACGACATCTAGTGACAATTTTAAAATAGAAATTCAAGGAAAGGGAGGCCATGGTGCCTATCCCCACTTATGTATAGATCCCATAAATGCAGCTCTTTGCATTTATAGAGCTTTTGGCAATTTAGTATCTAGAGAAAATCCTCCTCAAACTACCACTACCCTAACCTTTGGTCAATTGAGTGCTGGTTCAAATTCAAATATTATTCCCGATACGGCAATCATGCAGGGCACTATGAGGACTTATGAGTCCAAGGTTAGAGCTTATATGAAGGATAGAATGTCAGAAATTTTAAAAGGCATAGAGTTTGAAA
Encoded proteins:
- the tyrS gene encoding tyrosine--tRNA ligase, which translates into the protein MNRNVYDVLEERGFIDQATDFEELKELFDKEKVTFYIGFDCTADSLTLGHFLQVRVMQHMQRAGHRPIALIGGGTTLIGDPSGKSDMRKLLTKQTIDHNAECFKRQLSHFIDFSDGKGIFENNGDWLLDLNFLEFMREIGRQFTVNRMLTFDCYKNRMDKGLTFFEFGYMLMQSYDFLHLYRKHKCKLELGGSDQWSNMIGGYELVRKMERDKVYAMTFSLLTTADGRKMGKTEKGAIWLDKEKTSAYEMFQYLRNCDDRDAVKFMKLLTLVPMEEIKEYEKLTGQDLNKVKERLAFEVVKDVHGEDEANKALEAASSIFSKGQSSENMPTTEISKAEFDGLSLVEAMKKAGLVKSNSESRRLIEQGGVSVNDEKIQDSSYVFSDKDLIDNELIIKKGKKVYHKILVK
- the larC gene encoding nickel pincer cofactor biosynthesis protein LarC gives rise to the protein MRTLYLETGMGAAGDMIGASLLGLFEDKDKIIEDLNGIGIDGVTFAYANVDNKGIYGIDLRVMINGEEEKVEDYHDHHHDHDHNHDHDHHHDHDHHHVHRTIADVKEIIKNTSLETKLADQVVAIYEIIAEAEALAHNKTVDEVHFHELGNLDAIADISATCYMISKLAPEKILASPVNVGRGYVKCAHGILPVPAPATAHILRGVPSYASSVEGELCTPTGAALLKYFVDDFCQLPQMKIEKIGYGMGKKEYKILNSVRAFLGEVESLGADEDVYELSLNVDDMTGEDISYAVDRIFEAGAFEVYTIAIGMKKSRPGILLRAMVDKKNKQKVIRSMFKHTSSIGLRETKTKRYILKREFQEIESNQVKVRKKISRGYGAVKEKLEYEDLAKLAREKGASLSEIRKLLENY
- the larB gene encoding nickel pincer cofactor biosynthesis protein LarB, translating into MKTDIKKLLLGVKDGSVSIEDALLELKRSPFKDISYAKIDLHRKIIKGSPEVIYGAGKTAEQISGIVKLMLENGQESILITRMDENKNEILAKVHPVQYYPQAQVGIVGQKRKPDGIGKIIVATGGTSDIGVAEEAALTAEMMGNEVLRLYDVGVAGLHRLLSYSDELMKASVVIAIAGMEGALASVIGGLVDCPVIAVPTSVGYGASFNGLAALLSMLNSCSSGVSVVNIDNGFGAGYLANMINHMEAKN
- the larE gene encoding ATP-dependent sacrificial sulfur transferase LarE, encoding MYRLNLEKFFEEYKSVALAFSGGVDSAYLLYMAIKAKIRVRAYYVKSDFQPDFELKDAKRLSKELGADMKIIEMDVLENADIARNPKDRCYYCKHEIFGTILKVAKEDGFKVLIDGTNASDSEADRPGMKAKSELKVLSPLRMAGLSKHDIRELSKEAGLFTWDKPSYSCLATRMEIDKKIDRDDLKRTESAEDFMRDLGFSDFRIRNLNKGAKIQLRDGDFQRFFSKRAQIYKRLIRDYEFVVLDLEVRS
- a CDS encoding DUF3842 family protein, with amino-acid sequence MNILVIDAQGGGVGRQLIQAIKQVHEDVKIIAVGTNSTATGNMLKAGADFGATGENAVVVNAARADVIVGPIGILLTNSLYGEITAKMAEAVGISRAKRVLIPFLHDDNVIVGINDYSMKTLIDLAVKEVEKSI
- the yihA gene encoding ribosome biogenesis GTP-binding protein YihA/YsxC, which translates into the protein MIIKSADIERIAVSKKNYPPDNLPEFALAGRSNVGKSSFINAMLKRKNLARTSSTPGKTRTVNFYNINNSLRLVDLPGYGYAKVSKSERDTWADIINEYIENRESLLEIILLVDIRHEPTELDKQTYEALNESGFSGLVLATKADKISKGQVNKHLDIIRKSLRVENKEMVIPFSSEKRDQVSYVWSVLEDIIRHYEN